In the genome of Pseudomonadota bacterium, the window TCGGGTCGTACGCGGCGTTCGCGACGTGCCCGTGGTCCGAGACGACGATCACCGTCGCCGTGTCGAGCGGGTAGAGCGCGAGCAGCCGCCCGAGCGCCTCGTCCATGTAGATGTAGTAGTTGCGGATGACGTCCTCGTACCGCGCCACGTCCGCGGCCGGCACGTCCCGGAACTTCTCCGGCGCCATGTACTTCCAGAAGTGGTGCTCCGCGGCGTCCAGGCCGTTCAGGTAGATCGCCGCAAACGTCGGCCGACGCTTCTCGAGCGCGCGCACGCCCGCCTCGAGGAAGCTCGCGTCGATGAGGTACGCGAACTTGAACACCGACAGGATGTCCTCGTCGTCGACGTTCTTCTCGTCGAGGAGATCGGCCCGCCCCTCCGGGAGCTCGAAGAAGCGGGCGAGCTGCTCGCGCGTGATCGAGGTCGGGAGGGCGAGCTCGCCTCCGATCTCGGCGCCGAGCTCTTTAGGCCACACGGCGCGGGGATCGGCCGCGGCCTTCTCGCCCGCCGAGACGTCGAGATCGAGCGCGAGCATGTAGTTGTCGCGGCGCATGTCGTTCGCCTGATCCGAGACGACGAAGCCGTTCACCTCCTCGGCGGGGTAGGTCGCCCACCAGCCTATGACCCCGACGGTCGTCCCCTGGTCCGAGAGGTGGTTCCACAGCGCCTTCACGCGCCGCATGTTGCTCGAGACGATCGCCGTCTTCCCGGTGCCGGGCACCGGCGCCGCGAAGGAGCGGATGCCGTGCACCCCCGGGAGGACGCCGGTCGCGATCGTGGTCCAGATGAGCGGGGAGAGCGTCGGCTCGTACGTCTTGAGGGGCGCACGCGCGCCGCTCTCGAGGAGCTTCGCGAGGTTGGGCAGCGCGCCGTCCTGCAGCAGCGGATCGATGAGATCCCACGTCGCGCCGTCGATCCCGACGAGCAGGAGCGGCCGGGTCACGGGCGCGGGCGGCGGTGGTACCGGCTTCGCGGCGGCGGCCTTCTTCTCCGGCGGCTTCGCGGCGTCATCCGCGCCGCACGCCGCGGCGAGGGAGAGCAGGAGGACGATCGCGAGAGCGCGCGTCATGGGGGTGTTGTAGCACGCCGGCGGGGCGGGGGCGCCTCGAAATCCGGCCTTCGAGCTATTGATGTTGTTGATGCGCGCCTCCTCCAGGTTGTGGTATAGTCTAAACGAATTCGTAGTACGGGGGTCTGTCGGCTCGCAGGGGGTCCTGAAAGCGTTTGAATTTCACGCATCGAGGAGGATGTCATGAGAACGACTCGCTTTTTCTTTGTGGCATTGTTCACGTATCTTTTTGGATTGAGTTCCGCCAATGCTGATAGCAGTCTCTGGTATCAATTTGCGTGTTTTAGAAGTGGGGTATCACCTACGTATAGTATGCAGATGAATTCCGAGCTTACTACCACTACCATTTTTGAGTCATCTTATCAATTGTGCGACAAAGTATGTGTTTACATTCAGGACAAGGATGGTGATGCGACCGATGAAACCGATGGCTTCTATGATATTTCATTACGTCGATACTCAGGAGACCTGGATTCTGACAGTGGGAGTTGGTCGCAATTAAGTAACTACTCTGATCCGGATGACATTGATTTCGTATCAGATTCTGATTTTACCTCATATTGCTGGGAAGATTGGTCGGATGGATATTCATTGGTCTATTACAATTCCACAACTGAGGAAGTCCGGAAAACTGTTTTTTTCTTTACCGATGAGGGTGATATTGTAAGACAATTTGCGGTGGTTTCCTACATGACTTTTAATGACATGTGGCCTTGATTGCAGCGATGAAATACCCGTCTTAGTGACGCTCTACATTGTTCGCATGTTTCCGGATGGAATAGTGGGGTTATTGATGAGGAAAGAAGAGGCAGGGACAATGGAGAATACTAATAGTGTTTTCAGAGCACTGGCAGTTGCGGTAGTTGCATGTACCGTTTCGACTTCATGCTGGGACAGCCATGGAAAAAAAACGACGAGCAGAATCGACACGGACACCGACACAGATTCGGATTCCGACATCGACACTGACGTCGATTCCGATTCGGATTCCGACACCGACGTCGATATTGATACTGATACCGACACGGACGTGGACACAGACTCCGATGCGGACACGGACACGAGCTCCGACACCGACACGGACGACACCGACCCACCCACGGACACGGAGTGCTATTGGGGAGACTTCTTGGTTGCAGACGCGGCCGACGTGGAGGAGCTAGAGCCGTACCTCTGCCTCACGGGCGGTGATCTGACCATCACCGCATCGATGCTGGCGAGCGTGGATCTGCCGAACCTTCAATGGGTCGGTGAGGATCTCATTGTCGAGGAGAACACCGTACTGACGAGCATGGAAGGCCTGAGCGCCCTGCACGACGTGGCGGGTTCCCTGGTCATCGGCGGAAACGCGAGCTTGACGAGCCTCGCTGGGCTCAGCGCCCTCGAATCTGTAGGCGGGGAGTTGATCATCGACGGCAATGCCGCTCTGACGAGCTTGGGCATGGGCTCCCTGCACTCGACATTCGGGAGCTTCAGTGTCGAATTCAACCCCGTCCTGACGAATGCCAACGTGCCCAGCCTCACGTCGGTCGGGGGGAACGCGGAGATCTTCGACAACGACGCCCTAGCAACCCTGGACGGCCTCACCGCCCTCACGTTCGTGGGCGGAAACCTATACGTCTCGGAAAACGACCAACTGATGAGTCTCAGTGGGCTCGGCAACCTCACGGATGTCGGCGACTACCTGTTCATCCAGGGAAACGACTCGCTCTCGAGCCTGGCTCTGGATGATCTCGCGAACTGCCCGAACCTGACCATCATCTCCAATCCGAACCTACCCCAGTGCGAGGCATGCGATCTGGTCGAACAGCTCCTCGAGCCTCCGTTGAGCTTCAACTTCTCGGAGAACGAGCCGGACACCTGCTCCGATGACTGCGCCTGAGGGACGAGTGTGAAGGACTGGTCGGGTAACTCGTTGAGCTAGTTTTAATTTTCCGGAAATGGTACCATGGTACCAATGGCGAAGCCGACCATCTGTTCCGGAAAGTTCCTGCTGCGCGTCGGACCCGATCTGCACGCGCGGCTCGCGGCCGAGGCGAAGGCCGCCGGGCGGTCGCTCAACGCGCACTGCGTGCGGCTCCTGTCCGGCGCAGCGCCGGGCGACAGGCTGGCCGCGCTCGGGCTCGACAAGGCGCTGCTCGACGCGCTGCTCGCCGCGTTCCCGGTCCGGCCGATCGCGGTCGTGCTGTTCGGCTCGTGCGCCCGCGGCGCCGACACCGCGGCGTCCGACGTCGACCTGCTGATCGTGCTGCCGCCGGGCACCCGGATCTCGCGCGACCTGTACCGCGACGCGGATCGGGTGCTCGACTCGGCGGCGTGCGCGCGGGAGCCGAGCCCGCACGTCGTCGCGCTGCCCGACGACGCGGCTGAGGCCGGCAGCCTCTGGCTCGAGGCGGCGATGGACGGCGCGGTGCTCGTCGACGAGGACGGCCGAACGAGCGCCCTGCTCGGCCGGCTGCGCGACGCGGTGGCGGGCGGCGACGTCCGCCGGAGGTTCGTCCACGGCCACCCGTATTGGGTGCGCGACTAGGGAGGGGAGATGCGGAACGACGCGCTGGTGAAGGACTACGTCGCGCGGGCGAAGGCGCGGCTCAAGGCGCTCGCCGTGCTCGAGGCCGAGGGCTCCCACGCGGACGTCGTGCGCGAGTCCCAGGAGGTCGTCGAGCTCGCGCTCAAGGCGCTCCTGCGCGCCGCGCGGATCGAGGTGCCGCGCGTCCACGACGTGAGCCCGCTCCTCGTCGAGCACGCGGAGCGGCTGCCGGAAGCGGCGCGGCTGCACCTCGACGAGCTGGTTGCCGCCTCGCGGAGCCTGCGCCGGGATCGGGAACTCGCGTTCTACGGCAGCGAGGATCTGACGCCGTCCGAGTTCTACGGCCCGGCCGACTCTGCCGAGGCGCGCCGGCTCGCGGGGCGCGTGGTCGAGGTCGTCGCCTCAGCCGTGTGAGGCGGTGGACCGCGCCCGGGACGACTCCTCGGGGACCGGAGTCGGCAGCGGCTGCCCCCACCGGTTGCGGTGCACGCGGCCCTCGAGCGAGACCTCCTTGGGCTCGAGGCGTCGCGCCGGGTAGCCGACGAGCACGAACGAGACCGGCACGACATCAGCGGGCAGCTCGAGCAGCTGCCTGAAGCGGAGCACGCGGTTGCGGATCGGGTAGATCCCGGTCCAGACGGCGCCGAGCCCGAGCGCGTGCGCGGCCAGCAGCAGGTTCTGCGTGAGCGCGGCGCAGTCCTGGACCCAGAACCCGGACACCCGCTCTCGCTCCGGAACGCCGCACACCGCGATGCCGAGCGGCGCCGTCCCCGCCATCTCGACGCTCGAGTGGGAGCGGCCGATCCGGTCCAGCGTCCCGCGGTCGTCCACGACGACGAGCTGCCACGGCTCCGCGCCGCCCGCGGACGGGGAGTGGGCGGCCGCGTCGATCAGCCGATCGACGAGCTCTATCGGGATCGGCTTGTCCAGGAAGGAGCGCGCGCTCCGCCGTTCGATGATTGTCTGCAAGGCGTCCATGGTGAGGAAATCTAAGGTCTCGCCGCGCCCTGTCAAAGGCCCGGGCCAAAATAATAAAAAAAGGTACACTTTTTCGGGACGCGCCCCAAAGCTCCTCGCGCTTCAGGTTTGCCCGCATCGCGTCTATACTCCCCGGCGATGGACGAGGCGGTCGCGAGCGGCGGGAGGCGCGGGCTCCGGGGGATCCTCTCGGGCGCCCTCCGGCGATCCGCGTTCTGGCTGTGCCTCGCGGCGCTCCTCGCGCTCCAGCTCGCGCTGACGGCGTACTTCCTCAAGCCGGCGCTGATCTTCGACGGCGAGCCGATCTCCTGGCTCGACTACGACACGCACATCGAGCAGACCTGGCGCGCCGTCGAGGCGTTCGGCAGGTGGGGGAAGAGCTGGCTGTACGATCCGTACCTGCTCGCGGGCTACCCGAACGGCGCCATCTTCGACGCGGACAACAAGGGCTGGGAGCTGTGGACGTACGCGCTCACCTCGCTCGGGCTGTCGCGGGCGGTCGCGTTCGACCTGTTCATCCTGCTCGTCCACCTCCTCGCGCCGTGGGCGCTCTTCGCCGCGGCCAAGGCGTTCGGGTTCGACAGGTGGGTCGCATTGACCGCCGGGTTCCTCGGCCTCGGCCTGTGGTTCTTCGACGCGTTCCCGCGGTGGTGCTGGTGGATCGGCATGATCTCGTGGGGCGGGGCGGCGCTGCTCGCGACGCTCGCGATCGCGCTGATGTACAGGTTCCTGCGCGACGGCCGGCCGATCCACGCCGTCATCGGCGGGATCGTGCTCGCCGTCGGCCACCTCATCCACCCGTACATCTTCGTCGTCGTCGCGCTCCCGATGCTGGCGATGTACGTCAAGGGGTTCAGGCGGCTCTCCGCCGCGCGGCACGTCGGGGTCCTCTCGATCGCGGCCGTGACGATCGCGGCGAACGCGTGGTGGCTCGTCGTGGCGTTCCGCTTCTGGGAGTACATCCGCGACTCGGGCTACTGCTTCCAGAGCGGCCTCGGGTACCTGCTCACGGACTACTTCGGCCTGATCGGCTCCGATCCGCTCGTCTCGGGCGTCCTCTCCAACCGCACGGCGTTCCGGTTCCTCAGCCTCGCGTGCGCGCTCGCCGCGCTGTTCGTCTGGCGGCGGCGCCGCGACGACCGGTTCATGCCGCTCGGGCTCGGGATCGTCGTCGCGTTCGCCGTGACCTACCTCGGGAGCGCCCTCTGGCTGACCAGGCAGATCCAGCCGCACAGGTTCGTGCTGCCCGCCATGTTCCTCACGGTGGTCCCGGCGGCGGCGTTCATCGTCGAGACGGCGCGCTCCGGCGCGTTCCACAAGCTCCCACGGCTCGCCTGGGCGGCGCTCGGGATCGTCCTGCTCGTCTCCGTCCCGGCGCTCGCGCGCGACGTGCTCTACTACTTCCCGGCGCAGCTCCCGTCGCTTTCGCCGCTCCACGAGGTGATGCCGGTGCTGACCGGCCACTACAAGAACACGCCGATCCCCGGGGCCGGCGCGCACAAGCAGATGGAGCTGCGCCACAGATCGCACTTCGAGGACATGGACGGCCTCGCGCGATTCCTCAACGAGCAGGACGACGGCCAGGGGCGCGTCCTCGTCGAGTGGCACGTGCTCGCCGAGCACCTCGCGTGGCGCACGCGGACGCAGATCCTCGGCGGGTTCGCGCGCAACGAGCAGCACACCTCTGCGAACCTGTTCTACCGCGATCCGGAGGGCCTCCTCCCGAAGGCGGAGCTCGCGCGGTACTTCGAGGACTACGCCGTGAAGTGGGTGATCCTCACGTACGACCGCCGGATCGAGGCTCGCCGCGACATCCTCGAGCCGGTCGGCGGGATCCCTCCGTTCGACGAGAACGGCCGCCCCCGGCACCGCGTGTACCGGACGAGGATCGACCCGAGCTACTTCGCCGAGAACGACGGCCGCGTGGCCGTCGACTACAACGAGATCGCGGTCTTCGGGACGGATCCGGACGCCGACGTCGTGCTCCGGTTCCACTACCTCGACGCGCTCGTTTGCGAGCCCGGCTGTTCGCTCGCGAAGGAGCCGCTCGAGAGGGATCCGGTGGGGTTCATCCGCGTGCCGGCGCCGCACCCCTCCGACTTCCGGCTCGTGAACCGCTACGGGGAGGTGCCATGACCTCCGGAGAGAGGATCCGCGCGGCGCTCGTCGCGGCCGCCTTTGCCGTCGTGGCGCTCGTCCCCGAGCACGCCGGCGCGTCCGAGTGGCAGGGGCTCTTCGGCGTCGAGGTCGGCGGCGGCTACTCGATCGCGTCACCCAGCAAAGCCGCGGTGCCGAGCTCGCTGAACGGCGGAGCGCTCCGGGCGCGGCTCACCTACGGCCTCACCGACGCGTTCGGCCTGGCGATCACGGGCCAGCTCGCCTGGTTCGAGCACCGCAGGCCGGTCTCCGCGCTCGAGTACGAGGACGAGACCGGCGCGCTCGTCTCCGCGCTCGGCTACGGCGACGAGATCGCGCGGACGCGGCTCCAGGATCTCGGCGGGTCGATCATCTACGCGGTGGACGTGCTGCGCGTCGTGCCGTTCCTGGCCGCCGGGATCGCGTCGATGCGCGCCGTGGAGGAGTGCGCGGGCGAGGAGCGCGTGGAGCACGACGTCGTGCTGCGGTTCGAGATCGGCGCCGACTTCCTGGCGCTCGACTGGTTCAGGATCGGGGCGTCGGCGGTGTTCGACATGTTCCTCACGCAGCGCGCGGACTTCACGGCGCAGACGACGATCCTGATCCGCGCGGCGGTGGTCTTCGACTTGGTCGGGGAAGAACCCGAGGAGGAGCGGCGATGACGGCGCGGCGGACGATCCTCGCGGCCGGCGCCGGGCTCCTCCCGCTGGTCGCGCTCGGCTGCAGCGGCCCCGCGTTCGAGCACCCCCTGCCGTCGAGCCCGCTGCTCGCGGCCGAATGGCCGGCGATGTTCGAGGGGGGCGGCGAGGAAGGCGTCGAGGACGGCGGCGCCGGCGCCGGAGCCGGAGCCGGAGGAGAAGGCGTGCGCGCCCGGATGATCGAGGCCGCCAGGAACCTCCTGGACGACACGGCGGATCGGCCCGACTACGGCTACGGCGCGCGGGATCTCGACGAGATCCTCGCGAAGGTCATGCCCGATATCTCGTGGGACGCGTCGAGCGGCCTCGACGATCTCGTCAAGCTCGCGCGCGAGCGCGGCGCCTACCGCACCGACGCCGAGCCGGCGGCCGGCGACGTGGTGCTGTTCCACAACCAGGTCGACCTCGACGCGAACGGCGAGGCCGACGACTG includes:
- a CDS encoding toxin-antitoxin system HicB family antitoxin, which produces MAKPTICSGKFLLRVGPDLHARLAAEAKAAGRSLNAHCVRLLSGAAPGDRLAALGLDKALLDALLAAFPVRPIAVVLFGSCARGADTAASDVDLLIVLPPGTRISRDLYRDADRVLDSAACAREPSPHVVALPDDAAEAGSLWLEAAMDGAVLVDEDGRTSALLGRLRDAVAGGDVRRRFVHGHPYWVRD
- a CDS encoding nitroreductase family protein produces the protein MDALQTIIERRSARSFLDKPIPIELVDRLIDAAAHSPSAGGAEPWQLVVVDDRGTLDRIGRSHSSVEMAGTAPLGIAVCGVPERERVSGFWVQDCAALTQNLLLAAHALGLGAVWTGIYPIRNRVLRFRQLLELPADVVPVSFVLVGYPARRLEPKEVSLEGRVHRNRWGQPLPTPVPEESSRARSTASHG
- a CDS encoding alkaline phosphatase family protein, producing the protein MTRALAIVLLLSLAAACGADDAAKPPEKKAAAAKPVPPPPAPVTRPLLLVGIDGATWDLIDPLLQDGALPNLAKLLESGARAPLKTYEPTLSPLIWTTIATGVLPGVHGIRSFAAPVPGTGKTAIVSSNMRRVKALWNHLSDQGTTVGVIGWWATYPAEEVNGFVVSDQANDMRRDNYMLALDLDVSAGEKAAADPRAVWPKELGAEIGGELALPTSITREQLARFFELPEGRADLLDEKNVDDEDILSVFKFAYLIDASFLEAGVRALEKRRPTFAAIYLNGLDAAEHHFWKYMAPEKFRDVPAADVARYEDVIRNYYIYMDEALGRLLALYPLDTATVIVVSDHGHVANAAYDPKSKDHFARVCSGTHDRAPPGVIAIAGKDVVPGADLGGASVLDITPTVLALLGAPVGEEMPGRVLEQAISKEFLEGHPIRRVKALSKGWKHSDAPIPSRMNEALQEKLRGLGYIE
- a CDS encoding outer membrane beta-barrel protein; its protein translation is MTSGERIRAALVAAAFAVVALVPEHAGASEWQGLFGVEVGGGYSIASPSKAAVPSSLNGGALRARLTYGLTDAFGLAITGQLAWFEHRRPVSALEYEDETGALVSALGYGDEIARTRLQDLGGSIIYAVDVLRVVPFLAAGIASMRAVEECAGEERVEHDVVLRFEIGADFLALDWFRIGASAVFDMFLTQRADFTAQTTILIRAAVVFDLVGEEPEEERR
- a CDS encoding HEPN domain-containing protein; translation: MRNDALVKDYVARAKARLKALAVLEAEGSHADVVRESQEVVELALKALLRAARIEVPRVHDVSPLLVEHAERLPEAARLHLDELVAASRSLRRDRELAFYGSEDLTPSEFYGPADSAEARRLAGRVVEVVASAV